One Syntrophorhabdaceae bacterium genomic window carries:
- a CDS encoding GNAT family N-acetyltransferase: MGYQIIPMDLEQHRQALLALWREGLEECTDERFDWLYTRNPSGVTRTYLALDEKSRSIVGCASLVPRHINMAGNDVVMGVAADFIITARHRAFGPALKLQRELFAKQKEHGFCAILAFPNASAEGVFSRTGYKPLGKAIRYVRLIKAEIKLRETVKNRMLAKILGFVLDNVWSIMSLDIRRILTANTYTFETVDNCDSRFDTLWDKAKQGYPITGEKVSSYLNWRYPGDPSRRHRFFCILSRTGELLGYLVYIVREGVAMVGDLFFVTSDEQISRRLLTGFVKEMKAQGAHSVTLTYLGSGALAENLRKAGFFPRKEQERTVFLGQNVTGGEVGLERNGADWCLLDDELDL, encoded by the coding sequence AACATCGTCAAGCCCTGCTTGCGCTCTGGAGAGAGGGGTTGGAGGAGTGCACCGACGAGCGCTTTGATTGGCTTTACACGAGAAACCCGTCGGGCGTGACTAGAACCTATCTCGCCCTTGATGAAAAGTCGCGCAGCATAGTAGGTTGTGCCTCCCTTGTTCCGAGGCATATCAATATGGCAGGGAACGATGTTGTGATGGGCGTGGCTGCAGACTTTATCATCACTGCCCGTCACAGGGCGTTTGGCCCTGCCCTTAAACTGCAGAGGGAACTCTTTGCAAAACAGAAGGAGCACGGTTTTTGTGCTATCCTGGCCTTTCCTAATGCATCAGCAGAGGGCGTTTTCAGCCGCACCGGTTACAAACCGCTGGGCAAGGCTATCCGTTATGTGAGGCTCATAAAGGCCGAGATAAAACTGAGAGAAACGGTCAAAAATAGAATGCTCGCGAAGATCCTCGGTTTCGTACTCGACAACGTTTGGTCTATCATGAGTCTCGATATAAGGAGGATCTTGACGGCCAATACCTATACGTTTGAAACGGTTGACAATTGCGATAGTCGGTTTGACACCCTCTGGGACAAGGCAAAGCAGGGGTATCCGATTACCGGCGAGAAAGTCTCTTCATATCTGAACTGGCGATACCCCGGCGATCCTTCCCGTCGCCATCGGTTCTTCTGTATCCTTTCCAGGACGGGAGAATTGCTCGGATATCTGGTCTACATCGTAAGAGAGGGCGTTGCAATGGTAGGCGATCTTTTTTTTGTGACTTCCGACGAACAGATATCCCGCCGCCTTCTCACGGGATTCGTCAAAGAGATGAAAGCACAGGGTGCCCACTCCGTTACCCTGACCTATCTCGGATCCGGAGCACTTGCTGAAAATCTGAGAAAGGCCGGATTCTTCCCACGAAAGGAACAGGAGAGGACGGTCTTTCTCGGACAGAACGTGACTGGCGGGGAGGTAGGCCTTGAGCGAAACGGTGCGGATTGGTGCCTGCTCGACGACGAGCTCGATCTATAG